A genomic segment from Neobacillus sp. YX16 encodes:
- a CDS encoding LacI family DNA-binding transcriptional regulator produces the protein MMVTIKDVAREARVSISTVSRVLNMSGYTSEKTKEKVLHAVKKLGYTGSLVAAAMIKKQTLTLGLIIPDIKNIFHSDLTRAIEDGANSHGFNIFLCNTDNNLQKEVEYIHLLIAKGVDGIIFSSPEVKDKNIKEVKEKFPDLPIVILGSKFHNLTVNEILVDNFDGGYRATSHLLEKGHKDIAFISGGIDSYSSIERHKGYKFALNESGIPINDDFVIFDRFYIESGYKNALKLLQKNKRPTAIFAGSDSIAVGIYKAARELNIKIPEQLSVVGFDDSQYAEILSPMLTTIHTPIKEMGQRAIEIIVKSLKEKKIFKETLMLYPTLVERESTMAVRSK, from the coding sequence AGTGGGTATACAAGTGAAAAAACGAAAGAAAAAGTTCTTCATGCAGTTAAAAAACTAGGTTATACAGGGAGTCTAGTTGCTGCTGCAATGATCAAGAAACAAACATTAACCCTTGGTTTAATCATACCCGATATTAAAAATATTTTTCATTCGGATCTGACTAGAGCAATAGAAGATGGAGCAAATAGTCATGGGTTTAACATTTTTTTGTGTAATACTGATAACAATTTACAAAAAGAAGTAGAGTATATACACTTATTGATTGCAAAGGGAGTCGATGGGATCATTTTTTCATCTCCCGAAGTTAAGGATAAAAATATAAAAGAAGTGAAGGAAAAATTTCCAGATCTACCTATTGTTATTTTAGGAAGTAAATTCCACAACTTAACTGTTAATGAAATATTAGTTGATAATTTTGATGGTGGATATAGAGCGACGAGTCATCTTCTGGAAAAAGGTCATAAAGATATTGCATTTATTTCTGGGGGAATTGATTCTTATTCATCAATTGAAAGGCATAAAGGATACAAATTTGCATTGAATGAAAGTGGAATTCCTATAAATGACGATTTTGTTATTTTTGACAGGTTTTATATTGAAAGTGGGTACAAAAATGCATTGAAATTGTTACAAAAAAACAAAAGACCTACAGCAATATTTGCTGGAAGCGACAGTATTGCTGTGGGGATCTATAAAGCTGCAAGGGAGCTTAATATTAAAATTCCCGAACAATTGTCAGTTGTTGGTTTTGATGATTCTCAATATGCAGAAATTTTGTCTCCTATGCTGACAACTATTCATACACCTATTAAAGAAATGGGACAAAGGGCAATAGAAATCATTGTTAAATCACTTAAGGAAAAGAAAATATTTAAAGAAACGCTTATGCTTTATCCAACTCTTGTTGAAAGAGAATCAACCATGGCGGTTCGTAGTAAGTAA
- a CDS encoding MBL fold metallo-hydrolase, whose product MFDYNIFIQGFPGKSSTHGGLGWSTVTLLSQNDQNIIIDVGSFGVRPLLLSRLRDKGLTPNDISMVLLTHTHWDHCVNWTMFPNAAIVVGRVDMNWALNEPPGGWHVPELYVKELNCSSQIRLVDNLEEVIPGIVAHQTKGHTPGHMAYSVDNGDYDLLFSGDAAKNRAELLSCNVDMSLNLLESQSSIDYLWSLWKKKTGSILVPGHDIPMKLVNGKPMYLYKREADLQYWFSDTLEDYTTITLEQELEFSKNGK is encoded by the coding sequence ATGTTTGACTACAACATATTTATCCAAGGATTTCCGGGAAAGTCTTCAACCCACGGAGGGCTTGGATGGAGTACGGTTACCTTGTTGTCCCAAAATGACCAGAATATTATTATTGATGTCGGCAGTTTTGGTGTCAGGCCACTTTTATTAAGCAGGCTGCGTGACAAAGGTTTAACTCCAAATGACATATCAATGGTTTTATTGACTCATACCCATTGGGACCATTGTGTGAATTGGACTATGTTTCCTAATGCGGCCATCGTAGTAGGTCGAGTGGATATGAATTGGGCTTTAAATGAACCACCTGGTGGATGGCATGTACCTGAACTGTATGTTAAGGAATTAAATTGTTCCTCACAAATAAGGTTAGTCGACAATCTCGAGGAAGTTATTCCTGGTATTGTGGCTCATCAAACTAAAGGCCATACACCAGGTCACATGGCATACAGTGTAGACAATGGTGATTATGATTTGTTATTTAGTGGGGATGCAGCTAAAAATCGGGCTGAACTTTTATCATGTAATGTAGACATGTCGTTAAATTTATTAGAAAGCCAAAGTTCAATTGATTATTTATGGAGTTTGTGGAAAAAAAAGACAGGTAGCATTTTGGTTCCTGGACACGATATACCTATGAAACTTGTTAACGGGAAGCCAATGTATCTCTATAAAAGGGAAGCCGATTTACAATATTGGTTTTCTGATACGTTGGAAGATTATACCACTATAACATTGGAGCAGGAATTAGAGTTTTCTAAAAATGGTAAATAG
- a CDS encoding SDR family oxidoreductase: MRNRLKQRVIVTGGSKGLGRGIALAFAEIGASVVIADVDADAGKRCVEEIIDSGGEGLFVYTDVSSSGDVKRLFEEAHHFQGGIDVLVNNAGIGHGPLSERHFLKTDFGMWENLMNIHINGLYHCSQMAAKAMVHQGEGGVIINMSSGGATRAHRNRVAYDATKGAIEAATRAMALDLAPWKIRVNAVMPGAIWVENRTAVGEESSPDHLIPLGRLGMPQDVGQGVRFLASPEASYITGHVLAIDGGLTAQLRAPSMDANVALPIDEIELGVTSTGIKK, encoded by the coding sequence TTGAGAAATAGACTAAAGCAGCGTGTTATCGTGACCGGTGGCTCAAAGGGACTCGGCCGAGGTATCGCCCTAGCTTTCGCTGAGATTGGTGCGTCCGTAGTTATCGCTGATGTTGACGCTGACGCCGGTAAGCGATGTGTGGAGGAGATCATCGATTCGGGGGGTGAAGGCCTATTTGTATATACCGATGTCTCATCAAGCGGCGATGTGAAAAGACTCTTTGAGGAAGCCCACCATTTCCAAGGCGGTATAGATGTGCTCGTTAACAACGCAGGCATAGGTCACGGCCCACTCTCGGAAAGACACTTTCTAAAAACAGACTTCGGTATGTGGGAGAACCTAATGAATATACACATTAATGGTCTTTACCACTGTAGCCAAATGGCGGCTAAAGCCATGGTTCACCAAGGTGAAGGCGGGGTCATTATCAATATGAGTTCTGGAGGAGCTACACGCGCACATCGAAATCGTGTCGCTTACGACGCGACGAAAGGTGCGATCGAGGCTGCTACCCGAGCAATGGCACTTGATCTGGCTCCATGGAAAATCCGAGTTAATGCCGTGATGCCTGGTGCCATCTGGGTTGAAAACCGAACCGCTGTAGGGGAAGAGTCCTCGCCCGACCATCTCATTCCACTTGGCAGGCTCGGAATGCCTCAAGACGTTGGCCAGGGTGTTCGTTTCTTGGCGTCACCGGAAGCTTCTTACATCACAGGCCATGTCCTAGCCATCGATGGTGGACTCACAGCGCAGCTTCGGGCGCCAAGTATGGATGCCAATGTTGCACTGCCTATCGACGAAATCGAATTAGGTGTGACTTCAACTGGCATCAAAAAATAA
- a CDS encoding BtpA/SgcQ family protein: MKTSFTNIFGVEKPVLGMVHLGPLPGSPLYDGNIDEVLEAAIRDAKSLERGGASSVMVENFNDYPFYPETEEPETVAAMTLIAHEIRREVKLPMGINILRNSWKSALAVAGTVGADFIRLNVLTDAYVTDQGLINGTAHLVARYRKFLGLEKKVKIFADIQTKHAAPLAARPIDVLARDTAYRGMADAIILAGEESAQPPSVENLEAVRRAVPDVPIIIGSGMKVETASLLKYADGAVFGYGAKIDDIMTNPVDEEKTRRFCEGVNKERNHQLV; this comes from the coding sequence ATGAAAACGTCATTTACTAATATTTTCGGAGTAGAAAAACCAGTATTAGGTATGGTTCATTTAGGACCATTACCTGGATCACCACTTTACGATGGAAACATCGATGAAGTTTTAGAAGCCGCGATCCGCGATGCGAAAAGTCTGGAAAGAGGCGGAGCTAGTTCCGTTATGGTAGAAAATTTCAACGATTATCCCTTTTACCCTGAAACAGAGGAACCTGAAACAGTGGCAGCGATGACACTGATTGCCCACGAAATTCGTCGCGAAGTGAAACTTCCAATGGGTATTAACATACTAAGAAATTCTTGGAAATCTGCGCTAGCAGTCGCTGGAACAGTCGGAGCAGATTTTATCAGACTCAATGTCCTAACCGATGCGTACGTGACCGACCAAGGTCTTATTAACGGTACAGCGCACTTAGTAGCGAGATATCGCAAATTTCTAGGTTTGGAGAAAAAAGTCAAGATTTTTGCTGATATTCAGACAAAACATGCGGCTCCTTTGGCGGCTCGACCTATAGATGTCCTGGCTCGGGATACAGCCTATCGTGGGATGGCGGACGCAATTATTCTTGCTGGTGAGGAATCGGCACAACCTCCTTCAGTTGAGAATTTAGAAGCGGTAAGGCGTGCAGTCCCTGATGTTCCTATCATTATCGGCAGTGGAATGAAAGTCGAGACTGCGAGTCTTCTCAAATATGCGGATGGTGCGGTCTTTGGATATGGCGCCAAGATTGACGATATCATGACGAACCCGGTTGACGAGGAGAAAACACGTCGCTTTTGCGAGGGAGTAAACAAAGAAAGAAACCATCAATTGGTATAG
- a CDS encoding BtpA/SgcQ family protein, with protein MKTSFTSIFGVEKPVLGMVHLGPLPGSPLYDGNIDEVLEAAIRDAKSLERGGASSVMVENFNDYPFFPETEEPETVAAMTLIAHEIRREVKLPMGINILRNSWKSALAVAGTVGADFIRLNVLTDAYVTDQGLINGTAHLVARYRKFLGLEKKVKIFADIQTKHAAPLAARPIDVLARDTAYRGMADAIILAGEESAQPPSVENLEAVRRAVPDVPIIIGSGMKVETANLLKYADGAVFGYGAKIDDIMTNPVDEEKTRRFCEGVNQERNHQLV; from the coding sequence ATGAAAACGTCATTTACTAGTATTTTTGGAGTAGAAAAACCAGTATTGGGGATGGTTCATTTAGGACCATTACCTGGATCACCACTTTACGATGGGAACATCGATGAAGTTTTAGAAGCCGCGATCCGCGATGCGAAAAGTCTGGAAAGAGGCGGAGCCAGTTCCGTTATGGTAGAAAATTTCAACGATTATCCGTTTTTCCCTGAAACGGAGGAACCTGAAACAGTGGCGGCGATGACATTGATTGCCCACGAAATTCGTCGCGAAGTGAAACTTCCAATGGGAATTAATATACTAAGAAACTCATGGAAATCTGCGCTAGCAGTCGCTGGAACAGTTGGAGCAGATTTTATCAGACTCAATGTCCTAACCGATGCGTACGTGACCGACCAAGGTCTAATCAACGGTACAGCTCACTTAGTAGCGAGATATCGCAAATTTCTAGGTTTGGAGAAAAAAGTCAAGATTTTTGCTGATATTCAGACAAAACATGCGGCTCCTTTGGCGGCTCGACCTATAGATGTCCTGGCTCGGGATACAGCCTATCGTGGGATGGCGGACGCAATTATTCTTGCTGGTGAGGAATCGGCACAACCTCCTTCAGTTGAGAATTTAGAAGCGGTAAGGCGTGCAGTCCCTGATGTTCCTATCATTATCGGCAGTGGAATGAAAGTCGAGACTGCGAACCTTCTAAAATATGCAGATGGTGCGGTCTTTGGATATGGCGCCAAGATTGACGATATCATGACGAACCCGGTTGACGAGGAGAAAACACGTCGCTTTTGCGAGGGAGTAAACCAAGAAAGAAACCATCAATTGGTATAG
- a CDS encoding nucleoside hydrolase, which yields MVERVIIDTDPGTDDLAAIYLALASPELKVEAITTVYGNIEVQTSTRNALALLEVAGRTDIPVYKGVVKPLIRPIKFAKHIHGDNGLGGVELPIPSVSVAEGYAAMEIVKRVNEAPNEITIMAIGPVTNVALALSIDPSIAQKVKRIIVMGGAVRVAGNITPTATFNLNCDPEAARVLYESGAPIVQVGLDVCTKVRISKENLDFIKESGNRPGAFLVEAAEFRRQAYSKAQLTSDTETGVFFNDLPVVAYALWPELFEVQLAFVSIETAGVLTAGQTVAEFTGQWGHPEANTSILMGVDGESVAKRFADRISTLEPKSSSLIN from the coding sequence ATGGTAGAACGAGTGATTATCGATACTGATCCAGGTACTGACGACCTTGCGGCTATTTATCTTGCGCTAGCGTCCCCGGAACTTAAAGTTGAAGCTATAACGACGGTGTATGGGAATATAGAGGTTCAAACTTCGACACGCAATGCTCTTGCTTTACTTGAAGTGGCTGGAAGAACGGATATTCCTGTTTACAAGGGGGTTGTCAAACCGTTAATACGTCCAATAAAGTTTGCCAAGCACATTCACGGCGATAACGGTCTCGGTGGTGTTGAACTCCCTATACCTTCAGTTTCAGTGGCGGAAGGGTATGCTGCGATGGAGATTGTGAAGCGCGTTAACGAGGCACCCAATGAAATCACTATTATGGCGATAGGTCCAGTGACAAATGTGGCACTCGCCCTTTCCATCGACCCAAGTATTGCGCAAAAGGTGAAAAGAATCATCGTCATGGGCGGTGCAGTCCGCGTTGCCGGAAACATTACTCCTACGGCTACATTCAATTTAAATTGTGATCCGGAGGCTGCGCGGGTGTTGTACGAGTCGGGTGCGCCTATCGTTCAGGTTGGTCTCGATGTATGTACAAAGGTGAGGATTTCGAAGGAAAACCTTGATTTTATAAAGGAATCGGGTAATCGTCCCGGAGCATTCCTCGTTGAGGCAGCCGAATTCCGCCGTCAGGCATACAGCAAAGCGCAGCTTACTTCAGATACGGAGACAGGTGTCTTTTTCAACGACTTGCCTGTCGTTGCCTATGCACTTTGGCCAGAACTCTTTGAGGTGCAGCTGGCATTTGTTTCGATTGAGACGGCAGGGGTGCTGACGGCTGGTCAGACTGTCGCAGAATTTACAGGGCAGTGGGGTCATCCGGAAGCCAATACCTCAATCCTCATGGGGGTTGATGGGGAAAGTGTGGCAAAACGGTTTGCCGATCGGATTTCTACCTTAGAACCTAAAAGCTCGAGCCTTATAAATTAA
- a CDS encoding ECF transporter S component, producing the protein MKGIKKDFTLFAILLIPIGVAVNVVAGELVELLKIPLFLNQIGTMIVAMVAGPWVGAITGGVSKLIFGIFNPTQLAFMPVAMASGIVVGLLAKKGMTTKVWKVAITGFIVAIVAILIATPTTVIVFGGASGTGSDALTAIVLASGKEIWTAVVTQKIFVESIDKILSIFVAYMIVRKMSDQYLSKQNYGHLYIKNKTIAS; encoded by the coding sequence ATGAAAGGGATTAAAAAAGATTTTACACTTTTTGCAATTTTGCTCATTCCCATTGGTGTCGCCGTTAATGTAGTTGCTGGAGAACTAGTCGAATTGTTAAAGATACCTCTCTTCTTGAATCAAATTGGGACGATGATTGTTGCGATGGTAGCTGGTCCATGGGTTGGAGCGATAACAGGAGGGGTCTCAAAACTCATTTTTGGAATATTTAACCCTACTCAGTTAGCATTCATGCCGGTTGCCATGGCCTCCGGAATTGTAGTAGGTTTGTTAGCTAAGAAGGGAATGACAACAAAAGTTTGGAAGGTTGCCATTACTGGTTTTATTGTGGCGATTGTTGCGATACTAATTGCGACTCCGACAACGGTTATTGTTTTTGGCGGGGCATCCGGAACCGGATCAGATGCACTAACTGCAATTGTCTTAGCTTCAGGAAAAGAAATTTGGACTGCTGTTGTTACTCAAAAGATATTTGTTGAAAGTATCGATAAAATACTTTCAATATTTGTGGCCTATATGATTGTTCGGAAGATGTCTGATCAATACCTTTCTAAACAAAACTATGGACACTTATATATAAAAAATAAGACGATAGCTTCATAG
- a CDS encoding energy-coupling factor transporter transmembrane component T: MEKLGTFILNLYPTTKFLFAVFLMITPLLLPGYLYSYLVPVLCLIIAIIAGKTKLYVDIVFKGLLSIVFMIFLLQSFFYPGDTILWSWKIFSIRQEGIDFSVQLTSKILAVGSAIVLFFQITKINDLARSLEILGVSPKATYVLSSALNIIPEMRTHLLRIMDAQKTRGVETEGNLRIRLKAFFPALTPLILSSFSSTDEKAITLESRAFTARTKKTSLHQLEKTKSDSVVRVLLLILFVFILIWRFFL; encoded by the coding sequence ATGGAAAAACTAGGGACCTTTATTCTTAATCTATATCCAACTACGAAATTTTTGTTTGCAGTATTTTTGATGATCACTCCATTACTGTTACCAGGTTATCTATATTCATACTTGGTCCCCGTGTTGTGCTTAATCATTGCGATAATTGCTGGAAAAACAAAGCTATATGTAGACATTGTCTTTAAGGGACTGCTTTCGATCGTATTCATGATTTTTCTTTTGCAATCATTCTTCTATCCGGGAGATACCATATTATGGTCATGGAAGATATTCTCCATTAGACAAGAAGGAATTGACTTTAGTGTACAATTAACTTCCAAAATTTTAGCGGTAGGATCAGCCATTGTTTTATTTTTCCAGATTACAAAAATAAATGACTTAGCCCGTTCTCTAGAAATATTAGGGGTTTCGCCGAAAGCCACCTATGTGCTTTCATCCGCACTTAATATTATTCCGGAGATGAGGACGCATTTATTAAGAATAATGGATGCACAAAAAACGCGCGGTGTGGAAACGGAAGGGAATCTTCGAATCCGTTTGAAAGCATTTTTTCCGGCATTAACCCCTCTGATTTTATCGTCATTTTCAAGTACAGATGAGAAAGCTATAACATTGGAATCCAGGGCATTCACCGCCCGAACCAAAAAGACAAGTTTACATCAATTGGAAAAGACTAAGAGTGATTCAGTAGTAAGGGTTTTACTATTGATTTTATTTGTATTCATCTTGATCTGGAGGTTTTTCTTATGA
- a CDS encoding ABC transporter ATP-binding protein, translating to MSGIEIRNLSYQYPTGSEKVLQNINLNIESGKFYAFVGVNGGGKTTLCNVIRGFIPHFFKGDISGEVLIDGKDVRDWDTSDLAQKVGFVFQNPFTQISGVKETVFDEIAFGLENLGVEVSLIRHKVQEIISLLGIGYIQDKNPNELSGGQKQRVALASIIVMEPDILIFDEPTSQLDPQGTEEIFKAIDIMKKKGKTIILVEHKIELIAEYADYIVVLQDGQIKRQGRTEDVLTHEDTQDFGIGLTQYTLLDLQMRKHNMNTERIPITESDSIKVMKEWMSLQGVKA from the coding sequence ATGAGTGGCATAGAGATCAGAAATCTATCTTACCAGTACCCTACTGGCAGTGAAAAGGTTTTGCAAAATATTAATCTGAATATTGAAAGTGGAAAGTTTTATGCCTTTGTAGGTGTAAATGGCGGAGGCAAAACCACACTTTGTAATGTTATTCGAGGCTTTATTCCACATTTTTTTAAGGGAGATATCAGTGGTGAAGTATTGATAGACGGGAAGGATGTGCGTGATTGGGATACAAGTGATCTTGCGCAGAAGGTGGGATTTGTCTTCCAAAATCCTTTTACTCAAATCAGTGGAGTGAAAGAAACCGTTTTTGATGAGATTGCTTTTGGCCTTGAGAATTTAGGAGTTGAAGTCAGTCTTATTAGACATAAAGTTCAAGAAATAATTAGCTTACTTGGCATTGGCTATATACAAGACAAAAATCCAAATGAACTTTCAGGCGGGCAAAAACAAAGAGTGGCTCTCGCATCGATAATCGTGATGGAGCCAGATATTCTTATATTCGATGAACCAACATCACAATTGGATCCGCAGGGCACGGAGGAAATCTTTAAAGCAATAGATATTATGAAGAAAAAAGGAAAAACCATTATATTAGTAGAGCATAAAATTGAATTAATCGCGGAGTATGCAGACTATATTGTCGTTCTTCAGGATGGACAAATTAAGAGACAGGGAAGAACGGAAGATGTTCTTACTCACGAAGATACACAGGACTTTGGGATAGGATTAACCCAGTATACACTATTAGATTTACAAATGCGGAAACACAATATGAATACCGAAAGAATTCCCATTACAGAAAGTGACTCCATTAAAGTGATGAAAGAATGGATGTCATTACAAGGGGTGAAAGCATGA
- a CDS encoding ABC transporter ATP-binding protein — MSFLTLNDITYRYPNGFMAVENVSMSFEKGESVAIIGQNGAGKTTTVKMMNGLLKPTKGDVIIGGLNTKEYTTAQIARKVGYVFQNPDDQIFHENVKSEIRFGPKNLGFSEAKIEENVMKAAELTGIVPLLDIHPYNLPYSLKKFVTIASVIAMDTETIILDEPTAGQDSLAIKRLGSIIDSLVQEGKTIITITHDMEFVVENFDRVIVMANKRVVADSTKQEIFWNHDILEEAMLKQPHISRLSHALNLNEKILNIDQMIDTLKVIR; from the coding sequence ATGAGTTTTTTAACGTTAAATGACATTACCTATCGTTATCCCAATGGTTTTATGGCTGTTGAAAATGTCAGCATGTCTTTCGAAAAGGGTGAATCGGTAGCTATAATTGGACAAAATGGTGCTGGGAAAACGACAACAGTGAAAATGATGAATGGATTATTAAAGCCGACAAAAGGTGATGTCATTATTGGTGGCTTAAATACAAAAGAATATACAACCGCTCAGATAGCTAGAAAAGTAGGATATGTATTTCAAAACCCTGATGATCAAATTTTTCATGAAAATGTAAAAAGCGAAATAAGGTTTGGTCCTAAAAACCTTGGATTTTCGGAGGCGAAGATTGAAGAAAACGTAATGAAGGCAGCAGAATTAACGGGAATTGTGCCTTTATTAGATATACATCCGTATAATTTGCCTTATTCTCTGAAAAAATTTGTAACGATTGCCTCGGTGATTGCGATGGATACAGAGACGATTATCTTAGATGAGCCAACCGCTGGTCAAGACTCTCTTGCAATTAAAAGATTAGGTTCCATTATTGATTCATTAGTTCAAGAAGGGAAAACCATTATTACCATTACACATGATATGGAATTTGTCGTTGAAAATTTTGACCGAGTCATCGTAATGGCAAATAAGAGAGTAGTCGCAGATAGTACGAAGCAGGAAATATTCTGGAATCATGACATCTTGGAAGAAGCAATGCTAAAACAGCCACATATCAGTCGATTAAGTCATGCACTAAATTTAAATGAGAAAATATTAAATATTGACCAAATGATAGATACGCTAAAAGTGATCAGATGA
- a CDS encoding aspartate/glutamate racemase family protein: protein MKIGIIHATCNAVPPLNAAFKKLAPEVTVLNFVDENIQYYANQINGIDDKLYRDFVDIAVKAQEAGVDAIIVACTVLTPVVDSVKPFISVPIFAVDRPMLEKAVNHYKKIGVVATTAPSGPATKAQLERIANLLGKEVEVDIQINTQAMTELKAGNEEEHNRLNCRAAAELKERGCEVIVLAQITQASAEKETNTLGLPVLTSPKEAVKAVISALESEKLNKVRS, encoded by the coding sequence ATGAAAATTGGTATTATTCATGCAACATGTAATGCTGTGCCACCTTTAAATGCAGCGTTCAAAAAGCTAGCCCCGGAAGTAACGGTTTTAAATTTTGTTGATGAAAATATTCAGTACTATGCAAACCAAATTAATGGAATCGATGATAAATTATATCGAGATTTTGTAGATATTGCAGTTAAAGCACAGGAGGCAGGTGTTGATGCAATCATTGTAGCATGCACCGTGCTGACACCTGTTGTAGATTCTGTGAAGCCATTTATATCCGTACCCATTTTTGCGGTTGATCGTCCAATGTTAGAAAAGGCAGTCAATCATTATAAAAAAATAGGCGTTGTTGCGACGACTGCCCCATCAGGACCAGCAACAAAAGCCCAATTGGAGAGGATTGCCAACCTTTTGGGGAAAGAAGTTGAAGTAGATATACAAATTAATACGCAGGCTATGACTGAATTGAAAGCCGGAAATGAGGAAGAACATAATCGTCTTAATTGTCGTGCTGCAGCGGAATTGAAAGAAAGAGGATGTGAAGTGATCGTTCTTGCGCAGATTACTCAGGCATCTGCAGAAAAGGAAACCAATACACTAGGTCTACCAGTGTTGACTAGTCCAAAAGAAGCGGTAAAAGCGGTAATCAGTGCGTTAGAAAGTGAAAAACTAAATAAAGTTCGCAGCTAA
- a CDS encoding NAD(P)-dependent oxidoreductase — protein sequence MKVSYIGLGVMGTGMALNLAKGENEGEFDYLVCDANPNALEPFKEKGIKTTTNSIDTVDSDYIFLCLPDLEIVKELVVGENGLLKHLEPGQTIVDFSTISYLGAIEIAETCRANGIEYMDCPISGHPRKTIEGTLSIMCGGNEELFNTIKPMLDRMGTQVLYMGENGAGQLTKMINNCALNICCASFSELLPVGVKLGLDPEKLGDILMTATGSSFASQTLIPKVLEGDFEHSFSLERAYKDMESMNEVLVKYQIPLPTLSGTMQTYQLALHNGQGDYYKHAMIRYFEDLLGVKVRKKDFAEVQSVK from the coding sequence ATGAAAGTAAGTTATATTGGATTAGGTGTAATGGGCACGGGAATGGCATTAAATCTTGCAAAAGGTGAAAATGAAGGTGAATTTGATTATCTTGTATGTGATGCAAATCCAAATGCTCTTGAACCATTCAAGGAAAAAGGAATTAAAACCACAACGAATAGTATAGATACAGTCGATAGTGATTATATTTTTCTCTGTTTACCAGATTTAGAGATTGTAAAAGAATTGGTAGTAGGAGAGAACGGTCTATTAAAGCATCTGGAACCTGGTCAAACAATTGTTGACTTTAGTACCATTAGTTATTTAGGTGCAATCGAAATTGCAGAAACCTGCAGAGCGAATGGAATTGAATATATGGATTGTCCGATTTCTGGTCATCCGAGAAAAACTATCGAAGGAACACTTAGTATCATGTGTGGTGGGAATGAAGAATTATTTAACACAATAAAACCTATGCTTGATCGAATGGGGACACAGGTACTCTACATGGGTGAAAACGGGGCTGGACAGCTGACGAAGATGATTAATAACTGTGCATTAAATATTTGTTGTGCAAGCTTTAGTGAACTATTGCCAGTTGGTGTAAAACTTGGTTTAGATCCAGAAAAACTCGGTGACATATTAATGACAGCTACAGGGTCCAGTTTTGCTTCACAAACATTGATTCCTAAGGTTTTAGAAGGGGATTTTGAACATAGTTTTTCACTAGAAAGAGCATATAAAGATATGGAAAGTATGAATGAAGTATTAGTGAAATACCAAATTCCGCTGCCAACTTTGAGCGGAACAATGCAAACTTATCAACTTGCATTACATAACGGACAAGGTGATTACTACAAGCATGCAATGATTCGCTACTTTGAAGATTTGTTAGGTGTAAAGGTTCGTAAAAAAGACTTTGCAGAAGTTCAATCTGTTAAATAA